A single region of the Bombus fervidus isolate BK054 chromosome 18, iyBomFerv1, whole genome shotgun sequence genome encodes:
- the LOC141445941 gene encoding uncharacterized protein has product MSKKKKSQAKKKIVCQRCHRVGHTRENCYTLICDYCTKTGHEILECRKLQNDKKCIMENARQLCKDDFSKNILYGEYPENQPTTSDGTSSYNDTEISSPLTVGNWRELLLSSEKDIIEITCEELKNRTAKMVVSTNLPISLIKIGKLKDNVTTAREVLILEDAFSSRVKTICIICLCIRVNKETILHPCRVVSDDFYIETDGVLGRDFIIKSQVTFGEYVELAGVQIPFIGNNLVRQILKVDNLIEVSIKESDSETITDSS; this is encoded by the coding sequence ATGtctaagaaaaagaaatcgcaagctaaaaagaaaattgtttgcCAAAGATGCCACCGGGTAGGACATACCAGAGAAAATTGTTACACGCTTATATGCGACTACTGTACAAAAACAGGACATGAGATCCTGGAAtgtagaaaattacaaaatgataaaaaatgtataatggAAAATGCTAGGCAGCTTTGCAAAGacgatttttcaaaaaatatactaTATGGTGAATATCCCGAGAACCAACCTACTACCAGCGACGGAACAAgctcgtataacgatacagaAATATCAAGCCCACTAACAGTAGGAAATTGGCGTGAATTGTTACTGTCTTCTGAGAAAGATATTATCGAGATCACATGCGAAGAATTGAAGAATCGAACAGCAAAAATGGTGGTTTCTACAAACCTaccaatttcattaataaaaatagggAAGTTAAAGGATAATGTAACTACTGCTAGAGAAGTCCTTATTTTAGAGGATGCATTCAGCTCTCGGGTTAAaaccatatgtataatatgctTATGCATACGCGTAAATAAAGAAACTATACTACATCCTTGTCGAGTAGTTTCTGATGACTTTTACATAGAGACAGATGGCGTATTAGGGCGCGATTTTATCATCAAATCACAAGTCACGTTTGGGGAATACGTAGAATTAGCTGGAGTACAAATACCATTCATCGGTAACAATCTTGTACGTCAAATACTAAAAGTTGATAATTTGATAGAAGTCTCGATCAAGGAATCAGATTCAGAGACAATAACAGATTCAAGTTAA